A region of Dermochelys coriacea isolate rDerCor1 chromosome 1, rDerCor1.pri.v4, whole genome shotgun sequence DNA encodes the following proteins:
- the LOC119860607 gene encoding LOW QUALITY PROTEIN: 40S ribosomal protein S2-like (The sequence of the model RefSeq protein was modified relative to this genomic sequence to represent the inferred CDS: inserted 1 base in 1 codon) — protein sequence HKAFVAIGDYNGHVGLGVKCSKEVATAIRGAIILAKLSIVPVQRGYWGNKIGKPHTVPHKVTGCCGSVLVRLIQHPIVQELYLPIPKKLLMMTGIDDCCTSARGCTATLGNFAKATFDVISKTYSYLTPDLWKEXVFTKSPYQEFTDHLAKTHTRVSVQRTQAAAVATT from the exons cacaaggcttTTGTAGCTATTGGTGACTACAATGGTCATGTCGGCCTTGGTGTAAAATGCTCCAAGGAAGTTGCCACTGCTATTCGTGGGGCAATCATCTTGGCTAAACTATCCATTGTACCAGTACAACGAGGCTACTGGGGTAACAAGATTGGCAAGCCTCATACTGTACCTCACAAGGTTACTGGTTGTTGTGGGTCTGTTCTGGTGCGTCTGATCCAGCACCCCATAGTACAGGAGTTGTATCTGCCCATTCCAAAGAAACTGCTGATGATGACTGGCATCGATGACTGCTGTACTTCAGCTAGGGGTTGTACTGCTACTCTGGGCAACTTTGCTAAAGCCACCTTTGATGTGATCTCCAAGACCTACAGTTATCTGACCCCTGACCTCTGGAAGG AGGTATTCACCAAGTCTCCTTATCAGGAATTCACTGATCATCTGGCTAAGACCCATACCAGAGTCTCAGTGCAGAGaacccaggcagctgctgtggcaactacttaa